One genomic region from Chthonomonas calidirosea T49 encodes:
- a CDS encoding response regulator, producing the protein MVCSTAGLQEPTPSLEAIYLDGDRVMRKLVIIYAIIGLALALAQRSWTGLLIVFALAALFFGFARLLPGKKPTRYVASLVLQAYLPVYVLLTHNLIEVSVFFFIASTALIFYQDWVCVWPGLLLFLAQYGYWVTKAPSILQIWIQPPYPFALLHFLVPAVALTQALQCSYWSAHLRQRTITDSQRRLAIEQENALRKQTEHKMALLMEAMNCGVFGVDANGKCTFCNRHGAEMVGKKPEAVIGRRMTELFHPWEDAQAEAGSCPLEEAVRSNKTCEGKEIPLRRPDGTTQYISFTATPLYHGGKREGAVIVVYDVTEERFAKERLQFLSIAASKTTSGIMITDANRRVIWANEAVQKISGYRLEEMLGRNPGTLLQGPLTDLETVARMRQRLERGEGFREEIINYHKDGHAYWLDIEVTPVFDSAGRLQHFVAVEMDITARKAAEEMLRQQKELLDTILTTIPYGIMWKDRNSVCLGCNPRCAADLGLSSPEEAVGKTMEELYYWAPDQWERMRTEDRCVVERGEALLGCETLMPARNTNETRMFSYNKLPLRDGEGNVIGSIVIYSDITEQKRIESHLAYTAKVLEQKNQELEEARDQALAAARAKSEFLANMSHEIRTPMNGVIGMTDLLLQTNLDPEQRDYAETIRSSADALLVVINDILDLSKIEAGKMTIEEVDFDLRALFDEIGSLFAPKAYERRIELACVIPPDFPHLLRGDPTRIRQILTNLVSNALKFTEKGEVVMEVQALSETADRVTLRLSVRDTGIGIPLERQACIFESFTQADGSTSRKYGGTGLGLTICKHLVELMGGRIGLQSRPGEGSTFWVELALKKQEQAASAPTVPATSLEHKRVWVVDDNTTNRTILHKYLEAWGCDVAELGSGEDAVNRIKWDSKVDVVLLDVHMPTMDGETTARQLKRYAPIVPIIFLSSEMKHFTASELQELGVAAALTKPIRQSQLFDALITTLEAKRPQDGVQGDEEQGRFDGNLQEPLKLQVLLAEDNPVNQKLAMRLLERWQCRFDLAHNGREAVELAKQRRYDVILMDVQMPEMDGFEATASIRQIERSLQRHTPIIAMTAHAMAGDRERCLQAGMDDYVSKPIHTDALYALLRRFVQQEREIPSHKEEKMPEEDLHKGPLDLHALSALCGGEEALMQEMITLFYEEVPGQLNELWEACACGEAEQIREAVHKLKGSCRTVAASRMTEACQQLETLARSGELGEMKRLLDEIEACYRELEAWKEPYKHLRGMERAA; encoded by the coding sequence ATGGTATGCAGCACCGCAGGCCTTCAGGAACCGACTCCATCATTAGAGGCGATCTACCTTGATGGCGATCGCGTTATGCGTAAACTTGTTATCATCTACGCGATCATTGGGCTCGCATTGGCCTTGGCTCAGAGGTCTTGGACGGGCCTCTTGATCGTTTTCGCTCTCGCCGCCTTGTTCTTCGGTTTCGCACGACTCCTTCCTGGGAAGAAACCGACGCGCTACGTGGCCAGTCTTGTCTTGCAGGCCTATCTGCCGGTCTATGTGCTTTTAACGCATAACCTCATAGAGGTGAGCGTTTTCTTCTTCATCGCTTCCACAGCCCTCATCTTCTATCAGGATTGGGTATGCGTGTGGCCGGGCTTGTTGCTGTTTCTAGCCCAGTATGGTTATTGGGTAACGAAGGCGCCTTCCATCCTACAGATTTGGATACAACCGCCCTATCCCTTTGCCCTCCTGCATTTTCTTGTGCCCGCGGTGGCGCTGACTCAGGCGTTGCAGTGCAGCTACTGGTCAGCACATCTGAGGCAGCGCACCATAACCGATTCGCAACGTCGGTTGGCGATTGAACAAGAGAACGCGCTACGCAAGCAGACAGAACACAAGATGGCCCTTTTAATGGAGGCCATGAACTGTGGCGTTTTTGGAGTAGATGCAAACGGCAAGTGCACCTTTTGCAATCGCCATGGAGCCGAAATGGTGGGGAAAAAGCCTGAAGCCGTTATTGGGCGACGCATGACAGAGCTTTTTCATCCATGGGAGGACGCTCAAGCAGAGGCAGGCTCTTGCCCCCTTGAGGAGGCTGTACGCTCGAACAAGACCTGTGAGGGAAAAGAGATCCCCTTGCGCCGACCAGACGGAACGACCCAATACATTTCGTTTACAGCAACACCCCTCTATCATGGTGGGAAGCGCGAAGGGGCTGTTATTGTCGTTTACGACGTTACCGAGGAGCGTTTCGCTAAGGAGCGTCTACAGTTTCTTTCCATCGCTGCCAGCAAGACGACTAGCGGCATTATGATTACCGATGCGAACCGTAGGGTGATTTGGGCGAATGAGGCCGTTCAAAAGATTTCGGGTTATCGCCTCGAAGAGATGCTGGGCAGAAATCCTGGCACACTTTTGCAAGGGCCTTTAACCGATCTGGAGACGGTGGCGCGAATGCGTCAACGCCTAGAGAGAGGAGAAGGCTTTCGAGAGGAGATCATCAACTATCATAAAGATGGACACGCTTACTGGCTGGATATCGAGGTAACGCCGGTTTTTGATTCGGCAGGTCGCTTACAGCACTTTGTGGCGGTGGAGATGGATATTACGGCGCGCAAGGCCGCGGAGGAGATGCTGCGCCAACAGAAGGAGTTGCTGGACACCATCCTCACGACCATTCCTTACGGCATTATGTGGAAAGATAGGAACTCCGTTTGTCTCGGTTGCAATCCGAGATGTGCGGCCGATCTAGGGTTGAGCTCTCCCGAAGAGGCCGTGGGTAAAACCATGGAGGAGCTTTACTATTGGGCACCGGATCAGTGGGAGCGCATGCGAACGGAAGATCGCTGTGTTGTGGAGAGAGGCGAGGCATTATTGGGGTGCGAGACCCTAATGCCTGCTAGGAACACAAACGAGACGCGCATGTTCTCTTATAACAAACTCCCCTTACGCGATGGAGAAGGCAACGTTATTGGCTCCATCGTGATTTATTCCGACATTACCGAGCAGAAGCGAATCGAATCGCATCTAGCCTACACGGCCAAAGTTTTGGAACAGAAGAATCAGGAGCTAGAAGAGGCTCGTGACCAAGCATTGGCCGCCGCACGTGCTAAAAGTGAGTTTTTGGCCAATATGAGTCACGAAATACGAACCCCAATGAATGGGGTTATTGGGATGACCGATCTGCTGTTACAGACGAATCTGGATCCTGAGCAGCGCGACTATGCGGAGACCATCCGCAGCAGCGCCGATGCGCTCCTAGTCGTCATTAACGACATTCTGGATCTCTCCAAAATCGAGGCGGGTAAGATGACCATCGAGGAAGTAGATTTTGATCTCCGAGCCCTTTTCGATGAGATCGGCAGTCTTTTTGCTCCCAAGGCCTATGAACGACGTATCGAGCTGGCCTGTGTCATTCCGCCGGATTTTCCGCATCTTTTGCGTGGTGACCCCACACGCATCCGTCAGATTCTCACGAATCTCGTGAGCAATGCGCTGAAGTTCACTGAGAAAGGTGAGGTGGTTATGGAGGTGCAGGCGCTTTCGGAGACAGCCGACCGGGTTACGCTGCGCCTATCGGTACGAGATACCGGCATCGGCATCCCATTGGAACGACAAGCCTGTATTTTTGAGAGCTTTACCCAGGCGGACGGGAGCACCTCGCGCAAATATGGGGGCACCGGCCTTGGCTTGACGATCTGCAAGCATTTAGTCGAGCTGATGGGAGGTCGCATTGGGCTACAGAGCAGGCCTGGGGAAGGAAGCACATTTTGGGTGGAACTTGCTCTCAAAAAACAGGAGCAGGCTGCGTCTGCACCAACTGTTCCAGCGACAAGCTTGGAACACAAACGGGTTTGGGTGGTAGATGACAACACAACCAACCGAACGATTTTGCATAAATACCTGGAAGCCTGGGGGTGCGACGTTGCCGAACTGGGTAGCGGGGAAGATGCTGTGAACCGTATAAAGTGGGATTCCAAAGTGGATGTGGTGCTACTGGATGTCCACATGCCCACAATGGATGGAGAGACCACAGCACGGCAGCTAAAACGCTATGCTCCAATTGTGCCCATCATCTTTCTCTCTTCTGAGATGAAGCACTTCACTGCCAGCGAGCTCCAGGAGCTAGGTGTGGCAGCGGCACTTACCAAACCAATACGGCAGTCGCAGCTCTTTGATGCGCTGATCACGACGCTTGAGGCAAAAAGGCCCCAAGATGGTGTGCAGGGAGATGAGGAGCAAGGCCGCTTCGATGGGAATCTTCAAGAGCCTTTGAAGCTGCAGGTGCTTTTAGCAGAGGATAATCCGGTGAACCAAAAACTGGCGATGCGCCTTTTGGAGCGTTGGCAATGCCGGTTCGACCTAGCGCATAACGGACGGGAGGCCGTGGAGCTGGCAAAGCAGCGGCGCTACGATGTGATCTTGATGGACGTTCAGATGCCGGAGATGGACGGTTTTGAGGCGACGGCATCCATTCGGCAGATAGAACGTTCTCTACAACGACATACTCCGATCATCGCGATGACGGCCCATGCAATGGCTGGTGATAGGGAGCGTTGCTTGCAGGCCGGCATGGACGATTACGTCTCCAAACCCATTCATACCGATGCTCTCTATGCCTTGCTACGCCGTTTTGTGCAGCAGGAGAGAGAGATTCCATCTCATAAGGAAGAGAAGATGCCAGAGGAAGATCTACATAAAGGGCCGCTGGATTTACACGCCTTGTCGGCACTTTGTGGGGGAGAAGAGGCCTTAATGCAGGAGATGATAACCCTCTTCTATGAGGAGGTGCCTGGGCAGCTTAACGAGCTCTGGGAAGCCTGCGCCTGTGGGGAGGCGGAGCAGATTCGGGAGGCCGTTCATAAGTTAAAGGGGAGTTGTCGCACGGTGGCTGCAAGCCGCATGACGGAGGCCTGTCAGCAACTGGAGACACTTGCCCGTTCAGGCGAACTAGGAGAAATGAAACGCCTACTCGATGAGATCGAGGCGTGTTATAGAGAATTAGAGGCATGGAAAGAGCCTTATAAGCACCTACGTGGAATGGAGAGAGCTGCATGA
- a CDS encoding TlpA family protein disulfide reductase, translating to MEPPLYLPYVVETETKMPSPLCHSRLRLSLVDAAILLCLLLLLLNLVTRRGTSLSAQPAPPLSITTPHGTLSLANYRNHVVLLDFFASWCLPCRISIPSTERLYRRYHRRGFEVIGISLDNQPSQLSAFLRNTGITYPAGLPVTGDILKTYQVQTIPLLILVDKQGRLRWRQEGLGLLTERQLEAQVQTLLKE from the coding sequence GTGGAACCTCCACTGTACCTTCCCTACGTAGTAGAAACAGAGACCAAGATGCCATCACCACTTTGTCACAGCCGGCTACGACTATCTCTTGTAGATGCAGCGATCCTGCTCTGCCTACTTCTTTTGCTTTTGAATCTCGTTACCCGAAGAGGGACATCGCTTTCCGCACAGCCTGCGCCACCACTCAGCATCACCACTCCTCATGGAACTCTCTCGTTAGCCAACTATCGCAATCACGTTGTCCTGCTCGATTTTTTTGCCTCTTGGTGCCTACCTTGTCGAATCTCCATTCCAAGCACCGAGCGACTTTACAGACGATATCATCGGCGTGGTTTCGAGGTCATCGGCATCTCTTTGGACAATCAGCCGTCTCAACTGTCCGCCTTCTTAAGAAACACAGGTATCACCTATCCTGCCGGCCTGCCGGTCACCGGCGATATTTTAAAAACCTACCAAGTTCAAACGATCCCCCTTCTCATCCTTGTAGATAAACAGGGACGCCTCCGCTGGCGTCAAGAAGGCTTGGGTCTTCTCACCGAACGTCAACTCGAAGCACAGGTGCAGACGCTCCTCAAAGAATAA
- the murB gene encoding UDP-N-acetylmuramate dehydrogenase: MLNISSVTGAWERAIKQLPNSLRCRIHRQEPLRYYTTLRVGGPADFFFVATDIASLAEIVQLAQTEKLPYVVLGEGSNVCVADTGVRGLVVLNKAYEVEIASLCRVATGYNFMRLFIKTLQASLSGLEWGVGIPGTVGGALVSNAGAYRGNIGPLVQRLEVVENGERKWVGPEWMEFSYRDSRLRQPNRPPATLLQVELQLAKGDQAQIRERARDYQMQRIRKQPWLPSAGSFFKNIENNHALAASLPHLPEPLKQMGRIPAAYLSELCGCKGYTVGGACVSTRHANFIVNRGGATAAQIRAVAEYVKAKVFERFGVLLEEEVLYIGDWPPKF, encoded by the coding sequence GTGTTGAACATATCATCCGTTACCGGCGCTTGGGAGCGCGCCATCAAACAGTTACCGAACTCGCTGCGTTGCCGCATTCATCGCCAAGAGCCGCTACGCTACTACACCACGCTGCGCGTGGGCGGCCCTGCCGACTTCTTTTTTGTAGCCACCGACATCGCCTCGCTGGCCGAAATCGTTCAACTGGCCCAAACGGAAAAACTGCCCTATGTGGTCTTAGGGGAGGGAAGCAACGTCTGCGTTGCAGATACCGGTGTGCGCGGCTTAGTGGTACTCAACAAAGCCTATGAGGTGGAAATAGCCTCTTTATGTCGTGTTGCTACTGGTTACAACTTTATGCGCCTCTTCATCAAAACCCTCCAGGCTTCCCTTAGCGGTTTGGAGTGGGGAGTCGGCATTCCCGGAACCGTCGGCGGGGCATTAGTCTCGAATGCCGGCGCCTATCGCGGTAACATCGGCCCTCTTGTGCAACGGCTCGAGGTTGTGGAAAATGGAGAGCGGAAATGGGTTGGCCCAGAGTGGATGGAGTTCTCCTATCGAGATAGCCGCCTTCGACAGCCTAATAGGCCGCCCGCAACCCTCCTACAGGTGGAACTTCAACTTGCTAAGGGTGACCAAGCACAGATACGGGAACGCGCGCGCGATTATCAAATGCAGCGCATCCGTAAGCAACCTTGGCTGCCCTCCGCTGGCAGTTTCTTCAAAAACATCGAAAATAACCACGCCCTCGCCGCAAGCCTACCTCACCTGCCGGAGCCGCTAAAACAGATGGGCCGCATTCCTGCCGCCTATCTTTCCGAGCTTTGTGGATGCAAAGGGTATACCGTAGGAGGGGCCTGTGTCTCCACACGCCATGCTAACTTCATTGTCAACCGCGGTGGCGCAACGGCGGCCCAAATTCGTGCCGTGGCCGAGTATGTGAAGGCAAAAGTTTTCGAGCGCTTCGGCGTCCTCCTCGAAGAGGAGGTACTCTATATCGGCGATTGGCCCCCGAAGTTTTAA
- a CDS encoding sodium-translocating pyrophosphatase — MTEKYPFRRPEARSLGRLLVLILLVLLGSTRPAWASEAVSLPSFTSQETTIVFIALLAGIISLLAGAYWYRSVVRMSPGTERMEEVGRAIRDGALAYLMRQIKTMSVLVVVIAIGLFLLYKGQKALGYDLADAIGVAAFFVIGVLASYSAGFIGMKMATTANQRTANQARSTFRGALETAFRAGAVSGMFTVGLGLIGACLVFLIFKQKAMLVLVGFGFGGSLAALFMRVGGGIYTKAADVGADLVGKVEVGIPEDDPRNPATIADNVGDNVGDCAGMAADVFESYEVTLVAAIILGAAIISPDYWSADPTMRHSALMLVMYPLLVRAAGVFASIIGVLAVKGEDREDLDPMQPINRGFWVSTIAATILFGLASYLYFDRFNPTHTVTVPTEQAAQQYTWVPFFLCTFVGILLAIAIGWLTEYFTSTEKKPVTEIAYQSRTGPATMIISGFSFGMESSVWAVVAIAVTLVLALIIFSGNALLAGYGISLAGLGLLTTTGYILAMDTFGPITDNANGIFEMSGVLEEDKASGRFAGIAGLSGDRIVGRLDAVGNTTKALTKGFAIATAVIAAVSLFRSFMTDAKLLSLGIRLDVPEVFIGLLIGGAAPYLFSAFSINAVGRAAYQLIEEVRRQFREDPDIMAGKSRPDYARCVSIVTAAAQKELLGPGILAITLPILVGFGLGFADPEKGAAALGGYLAGAILSGQLLAVLLANAGGAWDNSKKKIEDGLFGGKGTDNHKAAVICDTVGDPFKDTAGPALNPLIKVMNLVSILIAGIVIQNISAAVRATICIVAVILLAGAILFSKRGSIVDRQEQVVGEPSERVRIETGGK; from the coding sequence ATGACCGAAAAATACCCATTTCGCAGGCCGGAGGCTAGGTCGCTCGGCCGCTTGCTTGTGCTGATCCTCCTCGTTCTGCTGGGCTCAACCAGGCCGGCATGGGCGAGTGAGGCCGTGAGCCTTCCAAGTTTCACCTCCCAAGAGACGACGATCGTCTTCATCGCTTTGCTTGCCGGCATCATCTCCCTGTTGGCCGGAGCCTACTGGTATCGCTCGGTAGTGCGTATGAGCCCCGGCACAGAACGGATGGAGGAGGTTGGGCGTGCCATTCGGGACGGGGCTCTAGCCTACTTAATGCGTCAAATCAAGACGATGTCGGTGCTTGTAGTCGTAATCGCTATTGGGCTATTTCTGCTCTATAAAGGCCAGAAGGCTTTGGGATATGACCTGGCGGACGCTATAGGGGTTGCCGCCTTCTTTGTTATTGGCGTTTTGGCCTCCTACAGCGCCGGCTTCATCGGCATGAAAATGGCCACAACGGCGAATCAACGTACGGCCAATCAGGCGCGAAGCACATTTCGAGGCGCTTTGGAAACGGCCTTCAGGGCCGGCGCGGTCTCCGGTATGTTCACAGTGGGGCTTGGATTGATCGGGGCGTGTTTGGTGTTTCTTATCTTCAAACAGAAGGCGATGCTTGTGCTGGTTGGCTTCGGCTTCGGAGGGTCGTTGGCGGCGTTATTTATGCGCGTTGGCGGCGGCATCTACACCAAAGCTGCCGATGTGGGGGCCGACCTCGTAGGCAAAGTGGAAGTTGGCATTCCGGAAGACGATCCACGCAACCCGGCCACCATTGCCGATAACGTGGGGGATAACGTGGGCGACTGTGCTGGCATGGCGGCGGACGTCTTTGAAAGTTATGAGGTCACATTGGTAGCCGCCATCATTTTGGGCGCCGCAATTATCTCACCGGATTACTGGAGCGCCGACCCCACCATGCGCCATAGCGCCCTCATGTTGGTGATGTATCCCCTCCTCGTGCGTGCCGCAGGCGTTTTTGCTTCTATCATTGGCGTGCTGGCCGTGAAGGGCGAAGATCGTGAAGACCTAGATCCGATGCAACCTATCAATCGTGGCTTTTGGGTATCCACCATCGCGGCGACCATTCTGTTTGGGCTGGCCTCCTATCTCTATTTCGACCGCTTCAATCCAACTCACACCGTCACCGTTCCCACAGAACAGGCGGCGCAACAGTACACTTGGGTACCGTTTTTCTTATGTACCTTCGTGGGCATTCTGTTGGCCATCGCCATTGGCTGGCTTACAGAGTACTTTACCTCGACGGAAAAGAAACCGGTCACCGAAATCGCCTATCAGTCGCGCACGGGGCCGGCCACGATGATCATTTCGGGGTTTTCTTTCGGCATGGAAAGCTCCGTCTGGGCCGTCGTCGCCATTGCGGTGACTCTGGTGTTGGCGCTCATCATCTTCTCGGGCAACGCGCTTTTGGCCGGATATGGCATCTCATTGGCCGGTTTGGGGTTGCTGACAACTACAGGCTATATCCTGGCAATGGATACGTTTGGCCCGATCACCGATAACGCCAACGGCATTTTTGAGATGTCGGGCGTATTGGAAGAGGACAAGGCCTCCGGGCGTTTTGCCGGTATTGCGGGGCTTTCAGGCGACCGTATTGTTGGACGTCTCGATGCCGTGGGCAACACCACCAAGGCGCTTACCAAAGGGTTTGCCATCGCCACCGCTGTTATCGCGGCGGTGTCGTTGTTCCGCTCCTTCATGACCGATGCCAAGCTTCTCTCTCTGGGCATTCGTCTCGATGTGCCCGAGGTCTTTATAGGTCTGCTGATCGGTGGTGCCGCCCCCTACCTTTTCAGCGCTTTCTCTATCAACGCGGTCGGTCGGGCGGCCTATCAGCTGATCGAAGAGGTACGCCGACAGTTTCGTGAAGATCCGGATATCATGGCTGGAAAGAGTCGTCCGGACTATGCGCGTTGTGTCAGCATCGTTACCGCGGCTGCCCAAAAAGAGCTGCTTGGGCCGGGCATTCTCGCCATTACCTTGCCAATTTTGGTGGGGTTCGGTTTAGGGTTTGCCGATCCGGAGAAAGGGGCTGCGGCGCTTGGCGGCTATCTTGCAGGGGCCATCCTCAGTGGGCAGCTTTTGGCCGTCCTCTTGGCCAATGCCGGAGGCGCCTGGGATAACTCAAAGAAAAAGATCGAAGATGGGTTGTTTGGGGGCAAAGGGACTGACAACCATAAGGCGGCCGTTATCTGCGACACCGTGGGCGATCCGTTCAAAGATACAGCAGGCCCAGCCTTGAACCCCCTTATCAAGGTGATGAACCTGGTAAGCATCCTCATTGCAGGCATCGTCATCCAAAATATCTCAGCTGCCGTTCGGGCCACAATCTGCATCGTTGCCGTTATTCTGTTGGCCGGAGCGATTCTCTTCAGTAAGCGTGGCTCCATTGTGGATAGGCAGGAGCAGGTCGTTGGCGAACCCTCGGAGAGGGTTCGCATAGAGACGGGGGGCAAGTAA
- the rimI gene encoding ribosomal protein S18-alanine N-acetyltransferase yields MLTPIVIAPMRACHLDDVMRIDRCCFSTPWERAVFQAELANQASRYLVAKIENRILGFGGETVLLGEAHISILAVSPEWRGKKIGERLLCALLEEALRLKAHCAMLEVRQSNLIAQNLYAKYGFRPVTLRPNYYTDNSEDAIVMRLDAMDAPDYRAHLQQLRNQMPYVTCRTY; encoded by the coding sequence ATGTTGACCCCTATTGTGATAGCGCCAATGCGCGCTTGCCATCTTGATGATGTCATGCGAATAGATCGTTGTTGCTTTTCGACCCCTTGGGAGCGCGCCGTTTTTCAGGCGGAACTAGCCAATCAGGCCTCTCGCTACCTCGTTGCCAAAATCGAAAACCGTATCTTGGGTTTCGGCGGCGAAACGGTGCTTCTTGGAGAAGCGCACATCTCTATCCTTGCTGTCTCTCCTGAATGGCGCGGAAAAAAGATCGGTGAGCGTCTTCTCTGCGCCCTGTTGGAAGAGGCCTTACGCCTTAAAGCCCACTGCGCTATGCTCGAGGTGCGCCAGAGTAACCTCATCGCACAGAATCTCTACGCTAAATACGGTTTCCGTCCCGTTACCCTTCGCCCAAACTACTATACAGACAACTCCGAAGATGCCATTGTGATGCGGCTCGACGCCATGGATGCTCCAGACTATCGGGCCCATCTCCAACAATTAAGGAACCAAATGCCCTACGTGACCTGTAGGACTTACTAG
- a CDS encoding Lrp/AsnC family transcriptional regulator, giving the protein MHSTVLPTRVDDPINAAILAVSEDQLQGFQEDPFGAIAKQAGLPVETVIERIRAMLEAGVIRRIRQTLLATNLAQGALVAWQVSPERLDAAFDFMFQRDPFSGHVVIRSTDVATTGSAYRLWTTLKVPQGYSLEKHAHFLANQVGATHFRLMPAKCLFVLGVGHVRRKNLPIGSRSSVLADPIYTTITELTELEWRVLIPLKREFTPSELCRDLWKARAQEAALPLDTFYEIAHQLNQKGVIGRFSTFLEHAKPNPEGERLVTRYNALFHWAVPPEKVLEAGRHVGSFHIMTHAYWREGGPEFGNVNIMGVAHGLDKERLLAHKTAIDRHLESIGIPVGYTNVFWGGRSEIKPSEISPFAYRQFCQQYGLDPEKMRDS; this is encoded by the coding sequence ATGCACTCAACCGTTTTACCCACAAGAGTAGACGACCCGATCAACGCGGCGATACTCGCCGTTTCCGAAGACCAACTCCAGGGTTTTCAAGAGGATCCCTTCGGCGCCATCGCCAAGCAGGCAGGCCTGCCTGTAGAAACCGTCATCGAGCGCATACGGGCTATGCTGGAGGCGGGAGTTATTCGACGCATTCGGCAAACCCTCCTTGCCACCAATCTCGCTCAGGGTGCCCTTGTAGCCTGGCAGGTTTCTCCAGAACGCCTTGACGCGGCCTTCGACTTCATGTTTCAACGCGACCCGTTTTCTGGCCACGTGGTTATCCGCTCAACCGATGTCGCCACTACGGGGTCCGCCTACCGTCTTTGGACGACCCTAAAAGTGCCTCAGGGCTACTCGCTTGAAAAACACGCCCATTTTCTCGCCAACCAGGTAGGAGCCACTCACTTTCGCCTCATGCCTGCCAAATGCCTGTTCGTGCTCGGGGTGGGACATGTACGCCGCAAGAATCTACCCATCGGCAGTCGTTCCTCCGTTCTCGCCGATCCCATCTATACCACTATCACCGAGCTAACAGAGCTGGAATGGCGCGTGCTGATCCCCCTGAAACGTGAGTTCACCCCTTCAGAGCTTTGTCGTGATCTTTGGAAAGCACGCGCCCAGGAGGCCGCCCTTCCGCTCGATACTTTCTATGAAATCGCTCATCAGCTAAACCAAAAGGGCGTCATCGGGCGCTTCTCCACCTTCCTCGAACATGCCAAGCCCAACCCAGAAGGTGAGCGTCTTGTTACCCGCTACAATGCCCTTTTCCACTGGGCCGTCCCGCCAGAAAAGGTGCTAGAGGCTGGACGCCATGTGGGCAGCTTCCACATTATGACTCATGCCTACTGGCGCGAGGGCGGCCCCGAATTCGGCAACGTCAACATCATGGGGGTAGCCCACGGGCTCGATAAGGAGCGCCTTCTGGCCCATAAAACCGCCATCGATCGCCACCTCGAATCGATCGGCATCCCGGTAGGGTACACCAATGTCTTTTGGGGTGGGCGCAGCGAGATCAAACCGTCGGAAATCTCTCCCTTCGCCTATCGTCAGTTCTGCCAACAGTACGGCCTCGACCCAGAGAAGATGCGCGACTCCTAA